The following are from one region of the Rosistilla carotiformis genome:
- a CDS encoding helix-turn-helix domain-containing protein, with translation MGSAPWSDDSDNGHSSMKPYSKTGPFHRIRIVREQQNVTIRTVSRRSGVPMRDLREQEKPSTDVPMSVLLCWRDALDVPLSELLIEPDMRLSQSIAHRAKLVRMMKTILTLCEHGGDQRTQRLTTMLHEQMLELMPELTEVTGWPSFGSRRPQDELGRIGQQPISLDGLNSDALTD, from the coding sequence ATGGGTAGCGCTCCGTGGAGCGATGACAGTGACAACGGTCACTCCAGCATGAAGCCCTATTCCAAGACGGGCCCTTTCCACCGAATCCGCATTGTCCGGGAACAGCAGAACGTCACCATCCGTACGGTCTCACGGCGCAGCGGCGTGCCGATGCGCGACCTGCGTGAACAAGAAAAGCCATCGACCGACGTGCCGATGTCGGTGCTTCTTTGCTGGCGTGATGCGCTCGATGTTCCGTTGTCGGAATTGCTGATCGAGCCCGATATGCGATTAAGTCAATCGATCGCCCACCGAGCGAAATTGGTCCGCATGATGAAGACGATCCTGACGCTGTGCGAACACGGCGGCGACCAGCGAACGCAGCGACTCACGACGATGCTTCACGAGCAGATGTTGGAACTGATGCCTGAATTGACCGAAGTCACCGGATGGCCCAGTTTTGGCAGCCGTCGCCCTCAGGATGAACTGGGACGGATCGGCCAACAACCGATCTCGCTCGACGGGCTCAATAGCGACGCCCTGACCGACTGA
- a CDS encoding serine O-acetyltransferase, whose protein sequence is MASDFRLKEQLPELTDRIVATYTADDKINHLGHCPLPSYEAVVSIVEDLKEIIYPGYRRRTGLHRGNVGYHVGCLVDRLHDTLTTQIGRALQHEDRVKHNHGDCESQVDYEAKGQAMAVELLKRIPDLRRILATDAQAAFDGDPACQTTDEIIFCYPGLEAITVFRIANQLLQLGVPFIPRMMTEKAHMNTGIDIHPGATVGDHFFIDHGTGVVIGETCNIGSHVKLYQGVTLGALSFPTDSDGQLIRGQKRHPTIEDRVVVYANATILGGKTVIGHDTVIGSSVWVTSSVAPRSTVVLEKPKLRVRAEMPDDMAPELNYQI, encoded by the coding sequence ATGGCTTCTGATTTTCGACTCAAAGAACAACTGCCCGAACTGACCGATCGCATCGTCGCGACCTACACCGCCGACGACAAAATAAACCATCTGGGGCATTGTCCCCTGCCCAGCTACGAAGCCGTGGTTTCGATCGTCGAAGATCTCAAGGAGATCATCTATCCAGGGTATCGGCGACGCACAGGGCTGCACCGCGGCAACGTCGGCTACCATGTCGGCTGTCTTGTCGACCGGTTGCACGATACGCTGACCACGCAGATCGGCCGCGCGTTGCAGCACGAAGACCGCGTGAAGCACAACCATGGGGATTGCGAATCGCAGGTCGATTATGAAGCCAAGGGCCAAGCGATGGCGGTGGAGCTTCTGAAGCGAATTCCCGATTTGCGAAGGATCTTGGCAACCGACGCGCAAGCCGCCTTTGATGGCGATCCCGCCTGCCAAACGACCGACGAGATCATCTTCTGCTACCCCGGCCTTGAAGCGATCACGGTCTTCCGGATCGCAAATCAATTGTTACAGCTGGGAGTTCCGTTCATCCCGCGGATGATGACTGAAAAAGCGCACATGAACACCGGAATCGACATCCATCCGGGTGCCACGGTCGGGGATCACTTTTTCATCGATCACGGCACGGGAGTGGTGATTGGCGAGACTTGCAACATTGGCAGTCATGTGAAGCTGTATCAGGGTGTGACGCTGGGAGCGTTGAGCTTTCCAACCGACAGCGATGGGCAGTTGATCCGCGGACAAAAACGGCATCCCACCATCGAAGACCGTGTGGTCGTGTATGCCAATGCGACCATCTTGGGTGGCAAGACGGTGATCGGTCACGATACGGTGATTGGTTCGAGCGTTTGGGTGACCAGCAGCGTGGCGCCGCGCAGCACCGTCGTGCTGGAGAAACCGAAGCTCCGCGTACGGGCCGAAATGCCCGACGATATGGCTCCCGAATTGAACTACCAAATCTAA